TTCGATTTCGCCGATCGCGGCCTCACCTGGGCCGCCGGCATGGACTCGCTCCTGGGCATGTCCGGCGCAAGCGAAGACGAGATCCGCGCACGGTTGCGCAAGCTCATCGAGCCGTGGACGGTGGCCGCGACAACGACTGCGCTCTGGCAGGACCTCGACCTGGAGCAGCCTGTCGTGACCCGCAAAGGCGAAACGCGATTGCTCCGTTTCCACGCTCGGCTGCGCGGCAACCAGCGAACCGGCCGCCTGATCGGGCTGGTCCGCGAGGTGACGGCCCTGCACCGGGACCGGCAGACGCTGGCCGATCTCGCCGGCCGATACCGACTCCTCGTCGAACTCAGCCCCGACGCGATCTGCGTGCACCAGGACGGATTCGTCAAGTACGCGAACCCGGCGATGAGCTCCATCCTCGGCGCCGAATCCAGCGAGCAACTCCTCGGGCGCCCGGTCACCGATTTCGTCGCCCACCACTCTATTGCCGAGATGCGCGAGCGGATCCGGTTGCTGGCAGCCCCGGGCGCCGTGACACCGCGCTCGCAGGCCGCGTTGCAGCGCATCGACGGCGGCACGGTCCCCGTCGAGTTGATAGCGGTGCACACCACCTGGGAAGGGCGCCCGGCGGTGCAGGTCATCGGGCGCGACGTCACCGCGCAAAAGGCTGCCGAGGCCGCGCTTCGCAACCAGGCGGCGCTGGTCGAGCACAGCAACAACGCGATCATCGCCACCGACCGCGACGGCGTGGTCACGAGTTGGAACCCAGCCGCCGAGACCGTGTACGGCATACCCGCGGATCAGGCGCTGGGCCGGCACGTCGAAGCGCTGGTCGGCGCGCCGCTGCAGCCCGAAGCACTGCTCGGCGGGGGCGGCGTCACCGAGGCCCTGCACCGTCGGCAGGACGGCACCACCCTCGTGATCGGGATCTCGGCGGCGGAAATGGACTCCGGTTTCGTGTTGGTGTGCGCCGACGAGACGGCCCGACGGCAAGCCGAGCAGGATTTCGCCACCGTCGTCGCCGCGCTCGACGAGGGCGTCATCGTGTTGGGACCGGAGGGCACCGTCGCATCGGCCAATCCAGCCGCCGAACGCATTCTCGGTGTGGCCGGGTCACAGATCGTCGGCACCTCCCCCGCTTCCTGGCCCATGTTCGACGAGTCCGGTGAACAGCTCCGGCCGCAAGACCGCCCCTCGGCGGTGGCCAGGCGAAGCGGAGCGCCGGAGAACCAGCGCGTGGTCCGCTTCGACCGGGCCGACGGCCGCAGCGTGTGGCTGGCGGTCACCGCCCGCACGCTGAATCCGCAGGACCGCCCGCCGCACAAGGTCGTCACCTCATTCACCGACATCACCGAGAGCCGGGCCGCCCGGGAGCGCTTGGAGTACGAGGCCACGCACGACCCGCTGACCCGGCTGGCCAACCGCACGCTCGTGCTGCGGCACCTCGGGCATCCGCAGCCGCGGACGGACCCGGTGGCGGTGCTGTTCATCGACCTGGACAACTTCAAGCGCATCAACGATTCCCTGGGCCACGCCGCCGGCGATGAGGTGTTGCGCATCATCGGGAACCGGCTGGTGAGCGCGACTCGCGACGAGGCGCTGGTGGGGCGGCTCGGCGGCGACGAATTCGTCGTCCTCGTCCACGGCGAGAGCGACCACGAGGTGCTGGGCGCGCTCGGCAACCGCCTGCTCGGCGCGCTTACCGAGCCGATCCGGGTGCAGGGCAGGCAACTGCACGTCAACGGAAGCATCGGGGTCGTGGTCTCCGGAGCCGACGACACCCGGTCCGGCCAGGACGTCCTGCGCGATGCCGACGTGGCCATGTACCAGGCCAAGACCCAGGGTGGTGGGCGCTACGCGTTCTTCGGGGTCGATCTCCGCGAACGAGTGCAGCGGCACATGGTCCTGGAGCAGGACCTGCGCCATGCGGTGCAACGCGACGAGCTCTGGGTGGCCTACCAGCCCGTCGTCGATCTGCGCGTCGACCGCACGGTCGCCGTGGAGGGCCTGCTCCGGTGGTCGCACCCGGTGCACGGAACGGTGTCACCGGCCGAATTCATCCCACTGGCCGAGGAAAGCGACCTGATCAACCCGATCGGCGCGCACATGTTGCACACGGCGGCCGGTCAGCTCGCCGACGAACGCGAGCGCCACGAGCTCGACCTGCAACTCAACGCGAACCTCTCACCGCGCCAGCTCGAAGATCCCGACCTGCTGGCCAACGTGCAGCAAGCGCTCGCCGATTCCGGTCTGCCGCCGCACGCGCTGTGCCTGGAGATCACCGAGAACGCGATCATGCAGGACCCCGCGGCGGCCGCCCGCGTCCTGAACGGATTGCGCGAACTCGGTATCGGGCTGGCGATCGACGACTTCGGAACCGGGTACTCCTCGCTGGCGCAGCTGCGGCAGCTGCCCCTGGACATCCTCAAGATCGACCGAACGTTCGTCACGGACCTCGCCGAAAGCGAAGAGCTCGAAGTAATCGTCAACAGCATCATCGCCATGGCCCACGCCGTCGGCCTTGAGGTCGTGGCGGAAGGGATCGAAACGCCCCAACAACTCGCCATCCTCCGCACTCTCGGCTGCGACCAGGCGCAGGGCTACTACCTTGGCAAACCCACCTCGATCCAGGAGCTCTTCCCGCCCAACATTCCGCCGCATCCGGAGAAAACGGCGTGACCCGGCTTCCTTCGATGCCCATTCGGCGACGGCGGCCCGGGCGGGCATCGGCCCCGCACATTTCTCCCGCCCTCGCCCGTCCCGTCAACCATCCGGATATTTTTCCAGCATTCTTGGCGCGTCGGGTTGTATCGCTGCGGGTTTCGACTGGCTGCGCCCGGGATGAGCTGGTCTGATCGTGCCGTGGTTAGGTCTGTCAATACCCCGAGCAGAGCTCGTCGGGACGTGCATGGGGTGATCAGCTGGGCGCTGTGGGACTGGGGTTCCGCAGCGTTCAACACCGTGATCTTGACATTCGTCTTCACGGTGTACTTGACCGAGTCGGTAGCCGCTGACCCGAAAAAGGGGTCGGAGGCCCTCGGCCTCGCGCTCACCATCGCAGGCGTGTGTATCGCGCTGGTGGCGCCGGTGACCGGTCAGCGCAGCGATGCCGGCGGGCGGCGCAAGCAGTGGCTGGCGGTGCACACCGCGCTGGTGGTGGCCAGCACGGCGGGGTTGTTCTTCGTCCAGGACAGCCCGTCGTACCTGCTGCTCGGGCTGGTGCTGGTCTCGGTGGGCAGCGTGTTCTCCGAGTTCGCCACCGTGAACTACAACGCGACGCTGCTGCAGGTCTCGACGCCGGCGACGATCGGGCGCATCTCGGGCTTCGGTTGGGGCATGGGTTATTTCGGTGGGCTCGTCGCGCTGGTGGTCGTGCTGATCGGGTTCGTGCAGCCCGAGGTGGGCTTGTTCGGGGTGACCGCCCAGGACGGGATGAACATCCGCGTTGTCGCCTTGTTCGCGGCCGTGTGGTTCGCGGTGTTCGCACTTCCGCTGTTCTTCTTCGTCCCCGAGGTGGAGTCTTCCGGTGAGCCGCTGCGAAGGGCCTTCTTGGGCAGCTACGTCGTGCTCGGGAAACGGCTGGCGCGGATGTGGCGCACCGAACGGCGCACGTTGGGGTTCCTGGTCGCCAGCGCGATCTACCGGGACGGCCTCGCCGCGATCTTCACCTTCGGTGGCGTGATCGCCGCCGGCTCGTTCGGCTTCACCGCCAGCGAGGTGGTGGTCTTCGCGATCATCGCGAACCTCGTCGCCGGCCTGGGCGCCTTCCTCGGCGGACGGGCGGACGACCGGTTCGGCCCGAAGACCGTCATCGTCACGGCGCTGGTCGGGCTGGTCGTCGTGGGCGGGGCACTCGTGGTGCTGCCGGGCAAGCCGGCGTTCTGGGTATGCGGCCTCATTCTGGCGACCTTCCTGGGACCCACCCAGTCGGCCAGCCGGACCTTCCTGGCCCGCATCGCCACCCCCGGGCGGGAAGGCGAGGTGTTCGGGCTCTACGCCACCACCGGGCGAGCCGTGAGCTTCCTCGGCCCCTTGGCCTTCAGCGGCTTCATCGCCCTGGCCGGAAGCCAGCGTGCGGGCATGGGCGGCATCGTCGTGATCCTGTTGATCGGACTCCTGGCCATGCTCCCGGTGAAAGCTCCCGAGAGATCCGGCAGGACCGACGAGGTGACGACCGGCGACGCCCGGTGACCGGCGCAGGCATGCGCTTGAGGACAGCTGTGCCGGGTGTTCACACGGTCGTGCCGAGCGGCTTCTTGCGGCGGCGGTGGCGCACCGCGATCCAGATCGTCAGTGCGGCGACCACCAGACCGGAAACCAGCAGCAGGATGCTGGTCGTATCGTGGTGACCGCTGACGATCCGGCCCGCGCCGTAGGAAGCCGGTCCGACGGCCAGGACGAAAGCGGTCGTCGTGATCAGGTTCCACACGACGAATTGGGTGAACTTCATGTTGGCGGTGCCCGAGATCATCGCCGTGGTGACGAACACCGCCAGTCGTCCCCAGGTTTCGTAGAGCCGTTCGCCACGTGCCAGGAGTTTCTGTCGTTGCTCCTGCCTACGGCCGGGGCGCTCCATCAGCCGACGCCCCCACCGGAAGCCGATCTGATAGCCCACGATCCCACCGGCCTCTCCGCCGAGCACCGCGGCGATGAGCACCGCCGCGAGGTCGAGGTGGCCCTGGCTGGCCAGCACCGCGCCGCCGCCGACCGCGAACGTCCCGATGAACGGCATCCCGGCCGACGAGAGCAGCACCAGGGCGAACACGGCGAAATAGGCCCAGACGCCGTAGGGCTCGCCGGCGTTCTCCTGCGGCGCGCTGAGCTCGACCCAGTCGAAGAAGGATGTTGGCATCGTCGACACCTTGCCGGGCAAACAGATCTCGCATCCGGGTGCTCCGGGAGTCGGACCGCTGACGCCCGAGATCGAAGCACGCTGACCACTTTCGTCATGATTCTGCGCCACATCACGATCGGCGACCCGGGGCCTTTGGGCCTGGGATGCGGATCCCCGGGACGCGCACGGTGAATGTTCAACGGGGGTTCGGTCGTGCGATCAGCACCGGGCACGGCGCCATATGCAGCAGGGCCCGGCTGGTCGACCCCAGCAGCATCCCCGTCATGCCGCCCCGGCCCCGGCTGCCGACGACGATCAACTGCGCCTGCTCGCCGTGTACCTGGAGGTAGCGCACCGGCCGGTCCCGTTCCACCACGCGACGCACCTCGACGTCCGGGTATTTCTCCTGCCATCCGGCCAGACGTTGGGCGAGCACCGAGCGCTCGGTCTCGTCGATCGACGCCCAGTCGCGATCATCATCGAGGGGCAACCAGGGCTCGATGCCGACGTCGATCCAGACGTGAACCGCCACCAACGGCACCCGGCGGACGGCGGCCTCCGCGAAGGCCTCGGCCACCGCGGCCTCGCTGACGCGGGATCCGTCAACGCCGACGACGATCGGGCTGGTCTCGGCCGGTTCCGGTGCCCGGCCGCGCACCACGACAACGGGGCACCTCGCGTGCATGGCGACCGTTTCGGCGGTGGAGCCGACCGGCAGGCCGGTACGTTCACCGAGGCCCCGGATTCCCACCACGACCCGGCGGGCGCGCTCGGATTCCTCGACGAGCACGGCGTGCGGGACTCCCCGGCGGAACTCGGAGATCGTCTCCACCCCGGGGGCGGCGTCAGTGGCGATCTGCGTTGCGGTGGACAGCCAGCCTGCACGGTCGGTGTCGTCGCCGGCACCGATTTGGTCCGGAAGCGAGTCCGGTCCGACGCAGATCAGCCGGAGCGGCACGCGGTGCAGCACGGCGTCGACCGCTGCCCACCGCACAGCCGCCAAGGCCGACTCGGAACCATCGACACCCGCGATGTGGGCCTTGCGCATGTGCGCCCCCTCCCCCATTCGACCGTACGACGGCGCCGACACGGCACAAGTCGACCGGCCTCAGCGGAGTCGTTGTTCCCGCGAGCACTGCTCGCGGCCCCCTCCGGTTTCGCGGCCAAGCGCGTCCGGGTACCCGCGATGCGTCCGGCACGAACGGCCGACCGACGGGTCGGCGCGGCTCGCACGCCGGACGCCGACAACGTTCATCTGTCGCCTGGAGGACACCATGACCAGCATGCTGCCTCGGCCGAGTCGAGGATTGCCCGACCTCTTCCAAATGTTCGAAACCGAGTGGCCGTTCGGCGAACGGCATGCGATGCGGGTGGAAACCTTTACCGACAAGAACCAGTTCGTGGTCCGCTGCGAACTGCCCGGCATGGATCCAGACGAGGACATCCACATCAACGTCGAAGGCAATCAGCTCAAGATCACCGCCGAACGCGAGTACGAGGAACGCACCGACCAGCACAGCGAGTTCCACTACGGCTCGTTCAGCCGCACCCTGCTGCTGCCGAGCAGTTGCGACACCGAGAACATCAAGGCCGAGTACGAAGCCGGAATCCTCAGCATCCGCATTCCGCGGAAGGAAGCGGAGCGGAGCAAGGAAATCCCGGTCGCGCGCAAGGGCAAATGAACCGGTGAAGGCGTGGCGGACGGCGGCCACGCCTTCGCCTTCGCGTCGGGTGGGTATCCCACAAGCACGTCGTGCCAAGGCATGGAGTCACCGTGGCTGCCACCAACATCGATCCGCGCCGGCACAGTGCGCAGCGCCGCCTGTCCCGGGTCCCCGACGGGCTGGAAAGCTGGGACGAGATCGCCGGACGCCTGCGAGGCCGGCCGCCGGTGGTGCTGCTGGACTACGACGGCACCCTCGCGCCGATCTGCGACGACCCGGCCAAGGCCACGATGCCCGTCCGAACCCGGGAAGTCCTGCAAACGCTCGTCCGGCACTGCGCGGTGGCGGTGCTCAGCGGCCGGGACCTGCAGGACGTGCGCCACCGGATCCGCGTCGACGGGCTGTGGTACGCGGGCAGTCACGGGTTCGAACTCGTCGGTCCCGGCAACGTGTCGGTCGTGCACGAAGCGGCCGAGCGAGCCTTGCCCGATCTCGACGAGGCCGAGCGGCGCCTCTCGTGCGAGCTGGAACCGGTGGCCGGCGCGTTGGTGGACCGCAAGCGATTCGCACTCGCCGTGCACTACCGCAACGTCCGGCCGGACGCGGTCGATCACGTGATCTCCGTCGTGCACCGGATCGGCGATGAGATGCCCACGCTCCGGGCCACGCACGGCCGGCGGGTGGTGGAGTTGCTGCCGAACATCGACTGGAACAAGGGCCGAGCACTGCGCTTGGTACTGGACCGGTTGAATGCGCAGGACGCCATGCCCGTCTTCGCCGGGGACGACTACACCGACGAAGACGCCCTGCACGAGATCCATGACGACGGCATCGGCATCGTGGTCCGCAGCGCCGAACACGGCGACCGCCTGACCTGGGCCCACTACTCGGTCGAGGACCCCCTCGCCTTGGGCGGCCTGCTCGCCCGCATCGCATCGTTGGTCCGAACATGGTCGGGGAGGCAACCATGAGCAACGAAAACCGGTACACCGTCGTGGTCGGCGTGGACGGATCACCGGCCTCAAAGGCCGCACTGGGTTGGGCGGCCTGGCATGCGGGCCTGGTCGGCGGGAGCATCACCGCGATCATGGCGTGGCACCTGCCGATGATCTACAACTGGGAAGTTCCCGGCCCCGAGGGCCTTGAGCACGAGATGGCGAAGAAGTTGAGCGCTTTGATCGACGAGGTCGCCGCCGACAAGACATCGGTGCAGGTGCGCAAGGAGATAGCGGAAGGCCATCCCGCACGCGCGTTGCTGGACGCGGCAGACGAGACCCAGGCGGACCTGATCGTCGTCGGCAACCGGGGCCACGGGGGATTCACCGAGGCCCTGCTGGGTTCGGTCAGCCAGTACGTCGTGCATCACGCCCGGTGCCCGGTGGTAGTCGTCCGCGAGCCCCAGCGCGCCTGATCGCCGCTTGGCGGTGCCAGGCGCGGAAGGCCGGGCGGCGAGGCACACTGGAGGCGACGCTGATTCCGGCGGATTTCGGGGGCTGGCATGCGCGGTACGGTCCCGGTTGGGCGGGTCGCAGGGGTGCGGATCGGGCTGCACTGGAGCGTAGTCGGCATCGTCGCCCTCGTCGCCGTCGGGCTGGCCGCCTACCAGCTGCCGTTGGCCCTGCCCGGGCACTCCCTGCTCGCGTACGCCGTGACCGGGGTGAGCACTGCCGTTCTGCTGGTCTGCTCGTTGCTGGCGCACGAACTCGCGCACGCGATCGTGGCCCGCCGCAACAGTCTCGTGGTGGAAGGCATCACGCTGTGGCTGCTGGGCGGGCTCGCTAGGCTTCGGAGCGAAGCGCGAAGTGCCGGCGTCGAACTCCGCGTCGCGGTGGTGGGGCCCGCCACCAGCGCCGGGCTCGCCCTGGTGTTCGGCGCGCTGGCCTGGGTCGTGAGCCGGCTGGGCATCGATGACCTCGTGGTGGCGGCGCTGACCTACCTGGCCCTGTTGAACGCCTTGCTGGCTGTGTTCAACCTCGTTCCCGCTGCTCCCCTGGATGGTGGCCGCGTGCTGCGCGCCGCGTTGTGGATGTGGCGCGGAGACCGCTTCAAGGCGGCCGTGTGGTCGGCGCGCGCCGGGCTCGGACTCGGCTACCTGCTCATCGCCGCCGGTTTCGCGCAGTTGATCGTTCGAGGCGGCGAGGGGCTGTGGTGGGTTCTGCTGGGGCTGTTCATCGCGAATGTGGCCTTCGCCGAGGAACGGCAAGCACGCGTGGGAATGGCACTGGCCGGAGTTCTGGTGCGCGATGTGATGTCGCACCCGGTCGAGACCGTCGACGGCCGGACGACGGTCGCCGAGTTCCTGGGTTGCGAACACGGGCATGCCAGCTTCCCGGTGCGGGGTGAGGACGGCGGGATCGACGGACTGGTCACCCTCCGCCGCATCCGTCGCCTCGCCGCCGGCGATCAACCGCGGACCACGCTGCGTGAGGCCGCCTGCCCGGTACAGCGAGTTCCCACCGCGACAGCGGAGGAACCCCTCGCGGCGGTCCTCCCCCAGCTATCCGACTCCACCGACGGCCGCATCCTCGTATTCGACGAGGGCCACTTGGTCGGCATCGTCTCCCCATCGGACATCAGCCGCGCCGCCGCCGAACACGGACTGCACATCGGGGTACCGGCGGCGGGGCAGCCGACGGCGGTTCGCCAACCTCCGCCGAACTGGTGGTACCCGGGCCAACAGCGCCCCCGCTGATCCCAGCCGGGACGGGATGTAGGTGTAAGCCATCAACGCCCCGGTACGACGGCGTAGCCGAATCGCATCAGCACTTGCGGCACCACCGTCAATCCGAGCGCAGCGGCCAGCCCGGTCCGGAC
The sequence above is a segment of the Saccharopolyspora phatthalungensis genome. Coding sequences within it:
- a CDS encoding universal stress protein; the protein is MRKAHIAGVDGSESALAAVRWAAVDAVLHRVPLRLICVGPDSLPDQIGAGDDTDRAGWLSTATQIATDAAPGVETISEFRRGVPHAVLVEESERARRVVVGIRGLGERTGLPVGSTAETVAMHARCPVVVVRGRAPEPAETSPIVVGVDGSRVSEAAVAEAFAEAAVRRVPLVAVHVWIDVGIEPWLPLDDDRDWASIDETERSVLAQRLAGWQEKYPDVEVRRVVERDRPVRYLQVHGEQAQLIVVGSRGRGGMTGMLLGSTSRALLHMAPCPVLIARPNPR
- a CDS encoding universal stress protein — translated: MSNENRYTVVVGVDGSPASKAALGWAAWHAGLVGGSITAIMAWHLPMIYNWEVPGPEGLEHEMAKKLSALIDEVAADKTSVQVRKEIAEGHPARALLDAADETQADLIVVGNRGHGGFTEALLGSVSQYVVHHARCPVVVVREPQRA
- the otsB gene encoding trehalose-phosphatase — protein: MAATNIDPRRHSAQRRLSRVPDGLESWDEIAGRLRGRPPVVLLDYDGTLAPICDDPAKATMPVRTREVLQTLVRHCAVAVLSGRDLQDVRHRIRVDGLWYAGSHGFELVGPGNVSVVHEAAERALPDLDEAERRLSCELEPVAGALVDRKRFALAVHYRNVRPDAVDHVISVVHRIGDEMPTLRATHGRRVVELLPNIDWNKGRALRLVLDRLNAQDAMPVFAGDDYTDEDALHEIHDDGIGIVVRSAEHGDRLTWAHYSVEDPLALGGLLARIASLVRTWSGRQP
- a CDS encoding site-2 protease family protein — encoded protein: MRGTVPVGRVAGVRIGLHWSVVGIVALVAVGLAAYQLPLALPGHSLLAYAVTGVSTAVLLVCSLLAHELAHAIVARRNSLVVEGITLWLLGGLARLRSEARSAGVELRVAVVGPATSAGLALVFGALAWVVSRLGIDDLVVAALTYLALLNALLAVFNLVPAAPLDGGRVLRAALWMWRGDRFKAAVWSARAGLGLGYLLIAAGFAQLIVRGGEGLWWVLLGLFIANVAFAEERQARVGMALAGVLVRDVMSHPVETVDGRTTVAEFLGCEHGHASFPVRGEDGGIDGLVTLRRIRRLAAGDQPRTTLREAACPVQRVPTATAEEPLAAVLPQLSDSTDGRILVFDEGHLVGIVSPSDISRAAAEHGLHIGVPAAGQPTAVRQPPPNWWYPGQQRPR
- a CDS encoding sensor domain-containing protein, with the translated sequence MEIDPADGLSGGSGLGREFLDLALSAHGAVPWTFDFADRGLTWAAGMDSLLGMSGASEDEIRARLRKLIEPWTVAATTTALWQDLDLEQPVVTRKGETRLLRFHARLRGNQRTGRLIGLVREVTALHRDRQTLADLAGRYRLLVELSPDAICVHQDGFVKYANPAMSSILGAESSEQLLGRPVTDFVAHHSIAEMRERIRLLAAPGAVTPRSQAALQRIDGGTVPVELIAVHTTWEGRPAVQVIGRDVTAQKAAEAALRNQAALVEHSNNAIIATDRDGVVTSWNPAAETVYGIPADQALGRHVEALVGAPLQPEALLGGGGVTEALHRRQDGTTLVIGISAAEMDSGFVLVCADETARRQAEQDFATVVAALDEGVIVLGPEGTVASANPAAERILGVAGSQIVGTSPASWPMFDESGEQLRPQDRPSAVARRSGAPENQRVVRFDRADGRSVWLAVTARTLNPQDRPPHKVVTSFTDITESRAARERLEYEATHDPLTRLANRTLVLRHLGHPQPRTDPVAVLFIDLDNFKRINDSLGHAAGDEVLRIIGNRLVSATRDEALVGRLGGDEFVVLVHGESDHEVLGALGNRLLGALTEPIRVQGRQLHVNGSIGVVVSGADDTRSGQDVLRDADVAMYQAKTQGGGRYAFFGVDLRERVQRHMVLEQDLRHAVQRDELWVAYQPVVDLRVDRTVAVEGLLRWSHPVHGTVSPAEFIPLAEESDLINPIGAHMLHTAAGQLADERERHELDLQLNANLSPRQLEDPDLLANVQQALADSGLPPHALCLEITENAIMQDPAAAARVLNGLRELGIGLAIDDFGTGYSSLAQLRQLPLDILKIDRTFVTDLAESEELEVIVNSIIAMAHAVGLEVVAEGIETPQQLAILRTLGCDQAQGYYLGKPTSIQELFPPNIPPHPEKTA
- a CDS encoding MFS transporter, whose protein sequence is MVRSVNTPSRARRDVHGVISWALWDWGSAAFNTVILTFVFTVYLTESVAADPKKGSEALGLALTIAGVCIALVAPVTGQRSDAGGRRKQWLAVHTALVVASTAGLFFVQDSPSYLLLGLVLVSVGSVFSEFATVNYNATLLQVSTPATIGRISGFGWGMGYFGGLVALVVVLIGFVQPEVGLFGVTAQDGMNIRVVALFAAVWFAVFALPLFFFVPEVESSGEPLRRAFLGSYVVLGKRLARMWRTERRTLGFLVASAIYRDGLAAIFTFGGVIAAGSFGFTASEVVVFAIIANLVAGLGAFLGGRADDRFGPKTVIVTALVGLVVVGGALVVLPGKPAFWVCGLILATFLGPTQSASRTFLARIATPGREGEVFGLYATTGRAVSFLGPLAFSGFIALAGSQRAGMGGIVVILLIGLLAMLPVKAPERSGRTDEVTTGDAR
- a CDS encoding DedA family protein, with protein sequence MPTSFFDWVELSAPQENAGEPYGVWAYFAVFALVLLSSAGMPFIGTFAVGGGAVLASQGHLDLAAVLIAAVLGGEAGGIVGYQIGFRWGRRLMERPGRRQEQRQKLLARGERLYETWGRLAVFVTTAMISGTANMKFTQFVVWNLITTTAFVLAVGPASYGAGRIVSGHHDTTSILLLVSGLVVAALTIWIAVRHRRRKKPLGTTV
- a CDS encoding Hsp20/alpha crystallin family protein produces the protein MTSMLPRPSRGLPDLFQMFETEWPFGERHAMRVETFTDKNQFVVRCELPGMDPDEDIHINVEGNQLKITAEREYEERTDQHSEFHYGSFSRTLLLPSSCDTENIKAEYEAGILSIRIPRKEAERSKEIPVARKGK